CTTACACGTCCCGTATTCCGCGGACTGGGTGAGCTTAGAGACCATTTGAATGGACAAGCTTTGACAGCGGAGCCATTGACCGAGTTGTCGATGGGCATGTCCAATGATTTTGAAGTGGCGATTGAAGAAGGGGCAACCTGGGTTCGGCTTGGATCGATTCTCGTAGGAAAAGAGGAGGGTTCGCAATGGGCGTAATGAATAAGTTTATGAATTTCCTCGGACTTCAGGAAGAGGAAGAGATTGTGGAACGTGAGCGTATGGCGGCACAAGAGGAACATGATCCTGATCAACAGGAAGCTGAAACCTCAAGTCTCGATAAACGTAGAAACCAAAGGGGTAATAATGTGGTGAGCATTCATTCCCAGAAAAATGTTAAAGTCGTCCTTTATGAACCGCGTTCTTATGACGAAGCACAGGAGATTGCTGATCATCTGCGCTCCCATCGTACCGTTGTCGTTAACCTGCAGAGGGTGCGTCAGGATCAGGCACTGCGCGTCATTGATTTCTTGAGTGGCACAGTGTATGCACTGGGCGGCGGTATTTCAAAAATTGGCGGCAACATTTTTCTCTGTACGCCAGACACGGTTGAAATTCAGGGTTCAATTACGGAAATACTGGCTGACAGCGAGCAAGATTATAACAGAATGAGGTGAGCCACTTTTGTATCAGATTGAAAGCGTGTTGTACACGGTATACCAGATTTACTTTTACATGGTCATTGTCTACATATTGATGTCATGGCTTCCCAACGCACGGGAGAGCTTCATCGGTGAATGGCTAGGTAAGTTTGTGGAACCATATTTAAGACCTTTCCGCCGATTTATTCCGCCTTTGTTCGGTGTGTTGGATATTTCACCGATTGTGGCGCTGATCGTTCTTCAACTTGCGCTTAATGGGCTGATCTCCATCCTCCGATACTTTGTTTATTAAGGTAGGGTGAACATAGATGAGCGGTGAAATTTACGAGCATTTTAGTCATGATGAGCGGGATTTTGTGGATAAAGCCTCAGACTGGGTTGAACGGGCAAGTAAGTATCATGACATAAAGCTAACTGACTTTCTTGATCCCAGACAGGTCTTTATTTTACAAACACTTGTGAACCGTCGAGATGATGTACAGATTCGTCTGGATGGTGGTTATGAAGCAGCTGAACGTAAGCGTGCGCTGATTGCACCGGATTATCGATATCTGGACGATGAAGATATGGGTATGCAGGTGATGAGCATTACGTCTGACGATCAGAAAATCAAAGAGCTGGAGCATGGGGACTATATGGGTGCCCTGCTCGGGCTTGGCATGAAGCGTGGCAAGATCGGTGATATTCAAGTGCTGGAGGACGGGTGCCATACGGTGGTGGCGTCGGAAACCGGCGCTTTTTTATCGCTTCAACTGAATCAGGTGCACCGGGTACATGTGTTTACGGAGCTGTTGGCACTGGATCAGCTGAAATGGTCCGAGAGCAAACTGGAGACGATGGACATTACTGTGGCTTCCCTGCGTTTGGATGGCATCTGTGCAGATGTGTATCGGCTTAGTCGCAGTAAAGTTCTCGTTCCGATCAAGGCTGGCCGCTGTCGTGTGAATTGGAAGGTGGAGGAAGATCCGTCCAAAGCGCTGAAGGCGGGAGATGTGGTATCCATTCAAGGATTTGGTCGATTCAAGGTGATGGAACAGGATGGGTTGACCAAAAAGGGACGCTGCCGCGTAAAAATCGGCAAATTTGCCTAAGTGTGTTGCAGGAAAACCCGCTTTCTTGTCGAAATGTTTAAGGTAAAGGTGCAAAAAACATTCGGTGTTTCCGATATACATTAAAGTGCAAAGGTTGATATGACCGCCAAAGGATCAAAGTCTGATCCTGCATTCCGTATTCTTGCCAGGATTGGGCATCACAAATACGGCCCCTTGGGTGGAACCCATATGCTGCAAACCTTCTCAGTCCGGGAAGGAACTTTAACAGGAGGTGGACAGCATGCCATTAACGCCGCTGGACATACACAACAAGGAATTTTCCCGACGCTTGCGCGGGTATGACGAGGATGAGGTCAATGAATTCCTGGATCAAGTCATCAAAGATTACGAAGGCGTCATTCGCGAAAACAAAGAGCTGAGCAATCAGTTGCTGTCCGTTCAGGAGAAGCTTGATCATTTTGCAACGATTGAAGAGACGCTGAGCAAAACGATCATCATTGCGCAGGAAGCTGCGGATGATGTGAAGAACAATGCGAAAAAAGAAGCACAGTTGATCGTGAAGGAAGCCGAGAAAAATGCGGACCGGATCGTAAACGAATCTTTGTCTAAATCACGCAAAATTGCTTTGGAAGTCGAAGAGCTGAAAAAGCAGGCGTCCATCTATCGTGCCCGTTTCCGTACACTTGTGGAAGCACAGCTTGAATTGTTGACTCAGGATGGTTGGGAAGCGCTGGAGAGCCGGGAGCAGGAAGTCCGTGACCGTGAGCGGGAAATGAAGGAAATTTATTAGTCTATCCGCCTGGTTGACTTTTGCCTGTAAAGAGGCTATAACTATATTCATAATGAATAGTGATTCCATGACGGGTTCAGTACGTTATGATCTCATCCCTCAGAGAGTTGGCGTCTGGTGCAAGCCAATGGATGAGTTATAGCCGAATATCTCCCCGGAGAAGTGACGCTGAAGCGGTGAAGGATTGGCCGTGTGTAAGCGAAACCGTGAGCCGAACGTTATATCGGCACCCTGCTGTAGTTAAGCGGGGCATAAGCGCTGTTGATGACAGAGCATACCCAATTTACATTGGATGTGGTTTGTGATGAACAGAATTAGGGTGGTAACGCGAGCATAACCTCGTCCCTTTCCAGGGATGAGGTTTTTTTGTGTCCAAAAAAAGCAGCAAACGTACATGAGGCCCGAAGGTGCCTCAAGGAGAGAGCCCGATGCCGGAGGAGCGAAAGCGTCCGGCACCGGGGTTTCGCTAAGGCGAACGTACATGAGGCCCGAAGGGACCTCAAGGAGAGAGCCCGCCGCCGGAGGAGCGAAAGCGTCCGGCACCGGGGTTTCGCTAAGGCGAACGTACATGAGGCCCGAAGGGACCTCAAGGAGAGAGCCCGCCGCCGGAGGAGCGAAGCGCCCGGCACCGGGTTTCGCTAAGGCGAACGTGCATGAGGCCCGAAGGACCTCAAGGAGAGAGCCCAGCGCCGGAGGAGCGAAGCGCCCGGCACCGGGTTTCGCTAAGGCGAACGTACATGAGGCCCGAAGGGACCTCAAGGAGAGAGCCCGCCGCCGGAGGAGCGAAGCGTGCGGCAACTCCCTTCTCGCGGTAAGGCCCTGCGGCGTTCCCGAAGGGGACAGCCGCAAGAGGGCCGACTCCACCATACACACCCTCGCCAACGCCGCCGCAGTGCCCGCCAAAGACAACCCATTCCGGGTGTCCAGAGGGCGGAGCGCCTATGGGGTCCCCCTTGGTAAGGGGGATTTAGGGGGATTGAAACGCTTTTTGTGGACGGTCCACAATTTAACCAAAGAAAGGGAAGATGATCATCATGCAACGAGTTGACGTCAAAGAGAAAGCACGCGCCAGAGAACTACGCGTGTTAAACAAATGGAAAACGGAGAATACATTCAAAAGATCCATCGAAAACCGCGAAGGCAAGCCAAACTTTGTATTTTACGAGGGACCGCCTACAGCCAACGGTAAACCGCATATCGGTCACGTACTGGGCCGAGTAATCAAGGATTTCGTGGGACGTTATAACACGATGAAAGGTTACCGCGTTGTTCGTAAAGCAGGCTGGGATACACATGGTCTGCCTGTAGAATTGGGTGTTCAGAAAAAGCTGGGCATCTCCCACAAGTGGGAAATCGAAGATTATGGCGTAGAGAAATTCATTAACGAATGTAAAGCGAGCGTGTTCGAATACGAACAACAATGGCGCGATCTGACCGAAGGTATTGGTTACTGGACAGACATGAATAATCCGTATATCACACTCGACAACAATTACATCGAAAGTGTGTGGAACATTCTGGCGACGATTCATGAAAAGGGTCTGCTGTATCGTGGTCACCGTGTGAGTCCGTACTGTCCGTCTTGTCAGACTACACTTAGCTCCCATGAGGTAGCGCAAGGGTACAAAGACGTGAAAGACCTCAGTGCTACAGCCAAATTCAAGCTGGATGACAGCGGCGAATTCGTGCTTGCCTGGACAACAACGCCTTGGACATTGCCTTCACATGTTGCGCTTGCCGTGAACCCGGATATGGACTACTCCCGCGTTCGTCAGGACAACGAAGTATATATCATGGCGACTAATCTTGTTGAGAAAGTCATGAAGGACGCCAAAGGTGAATATGAAGTCATCGGTGCCCTGAAAGGTTCTGACCTGGTTGGCAAAACGTATGATCCTCCGTTCAACTACGTGCAGGCTGAGAAAGCAAACATCATCCTGGGCGCAGGCTTTGTAACTGATGCAAGTGGTACAGGGATTGTACACATGGCACCTGCACATGGTGAAGATGACTATCGTGTATGTCGTGAGAATGGCATCAGCTTTGTGAATATGGTGGACTTGGAAGGCAAGTTTGTGCCGCAGGTAACTGATTTTGCCGGACGTTTTGTTAAGGATTGCGATATTGATATCGTAAGATACCTGTCGGAAAAAGGGCGTTTGTTCAGCAAAGAAAAATATGAGCACAGCTACCCATTCTGCTGGCGTTGTGATACACCACTTCTGTACTATGCAATGGACAGCTGGTTTATCCAAACAACAGCAATCAAGGATCAGCTGATCGCCAATAACAGTGAAGTAGACTGGTACCCGGGCCACGTCCGTGATGGGCGTTTCGGGAAGTTCCTTGAAGATCTCGTGGACTGGAATATCAGCCGTGACCGTTATTGGGGAACGCCACTGAACATCTGGGTATGTGAAGAGACGGGTGAACAATTTGCTCCGCATAGCATCGCTGAACTGCGTGCTCGTGCCATTGGCGACGTGCCTGAGAATCTGGAGCTGCATAAGCCCTATGTAGATGACGTCAAAGTCATGAGCTCTTGTGGTAAATATGAAATGAAACGTACTCCGGAAGTGATCGATGTCTGGTTCGACAGCGGCTCCATGCCGTTTGCCCAGCAGCACTATCCATTTGAAAATAAAGAAATATTTGAACAGCAATATCCGGCAGACATGATCTGTGAAGGAATTGACCAGACGCGCGGCTGGTTCTACAGCTTGCTGGCTGTATCTACACTTTTGACAGGCAAAGCACCTTACAAAGCGGTTATGGCAACAGGCCACGTTCTCGATGAGAACGGACAGAAGATGTCGAAATCCAAAGGTAACGTTATCGATCCTTGGGAAGTTATTGAAGAATACGGTACAGATGCATTCCGGTGGGCTTTGCTGTCTGACAGCGCACCATGGAACAGCAAACGTTTCTCCAAAGGCATCGTGGGCGAAGCGAAATCCAAAATGGTGGATACGCTGGTTAACACCCATGCATTCCTGACGCTGTATGCTACGATTGATGGATTTGATCCACAGGAGCATCCGTTCAAATTGTCTTCACACAATCTGGACCGCTGGATTTTGTCAAGACTGAACAGCCTGATTCTCGTTGTAGAAAAAGCGCTGGCTGTTAACGACTATCTGAACTCTTCCAAAGCCATTGAAGCGTTTGTAGATGAGCTCAGTAACTGGTACATCCGTCGTTCCCGTGACCGTTTCTGGGGCAGCGGATTGACAGAAGACAAACTGGACGCTTACCGTACACTTACCGAGGTGCTGGTGACTACTGCCAAGCTCGTGGCTCCATTCACACCAATGCTTGCAGAAGATATCTATCTGAACCTGACTACTGGTGAGAGTGTGCATATGGATGATTATCCGGCTGCCAATGAAACGCTGATTGACTTGAATCTGGAGCAGGATATGGAGACAGCACGCCGAATCGTGGAACTTGCCCGTAATGTCCGTAACGAAACAGGAATCAAGACACGTCAACCGTTGTCCGAACTGATCGTTTCTCTGGATAAAGGCTTCGATCTGGCAAGTTATGAAGAGATCATCAAGGATGAGATCAATGTCAAAACGATTCGTACCGAGCATGATGATGCAGATTTCGTTGATTTCACTTTGAAGCTGAACCTGAAAGTAGCGGGTAAAAAATACGGTAAAAACGTAGGCTTCCTGCAGAACTTCTTCAAGGGAATGTCAGCAGACGAGACGCGTAAAGTAGTGACAGAAAATCTTCTGAACGTCGTTTCTCCGGAAGGTGAAGAGCTGCAAGTGACGGGTGAAGAACTGCTGGTTGAGAAACAAGCCAAATCCGGTTTTGCCTCGGCATCCGGCTATGGTCTGACGGTAGCCCTCAATACGGAGATCACAACAGAACTCGAACAGGAAGGCTGGGTCCGCGAAGTCATTCGTGCAGTTCAAGACACACGGAAGAAGCTGGATCTGCCGATTGAGAAAAGAGTACGTTTGACGCTGGATGTGGACGCTGCTTTACAAGAAGCGATTCAGGCCTTCGATCATGTGCTGCGTGAGAATGTGCTCGTTACCGAAGTGACCTTCGGTACGAATGATTCGATGCAACGTATTGAAGCCGGAGGTAAAGCCATCGGTGTATATATCGAGGGGTAATACAGTAATTCTCTAATTCTCACGTAAGGCGTTCCTGAAGAAAGGATTGCTTTGTCTGACTTTAACGGGGACAGAGTAACTCTATTTCAAATAGGACAGTATATAGAGACAGACATGCCAACGAGCCTCAGATGCAGGAGAACAATCCTGTGTCCTGGCTCGTTTGGTTTTTCAGCAAATGGGCAATGATTTCTATTGTGCAGACATTCTATATACATCAAAGGAACTGAGTAAATTATGAACGAACAGGATACCCAATCGCCATCAAATTCAGAATCCACAACGCATTCCAAAAATGCGGAGGACAAGATTGAAGAACTTCACAAGCTCACTAACCGGCTCGCCAATGAACTCGAACGTTCACGAATCGCACAGTATACGGAATTATTGAACCGGCCATGGAAGCTGATCGGACTTAATCTGTTGTCTGGCGCCGCAAGGGGCGTGGGGATCGCCATCGGTTTTACTTTTTTTGCAGCAACGATCATTTACGTGTTACAAGTGCTAGGTGCGCTTAATCTGCCCATCGTGGGTGATTACATCGCAGATATTGTACGGATTGTGCAGCGACAGCTGGAATTAAACACTTATTAGGTTACCTGCAGGTTTAATACGAGTCGTCTGATTCGATATCCGGTTCTAACAGGCCATCGCCTTCACGGTTCTCCAGATACTGTCGATATTGCCGATTGCGTACGATGGAGACGTCATGACCGTAGATATCGGTTGCGACAAAGCTCTCATATGCCTCAACGCAGCCCTCCACTTCGTCAGAGGCTTCAATCGCCATAACGTCGTAACTGTCGATGTCCCGTCCCTCAGCCATGGCCGGAGTATTGGAGGTGCCCCAACTTTCAACAATCTGCCATGCGTCTTCACCGTCGAAGCCGTTCTGGTCATCACGTTCATCCAGGCTTGTGCGGCCAAAGGCAGGGGCGAGGAATTCTTCCTCGACAGGGCGATTTTCAGAGACAACGGTTTCCGGTTGATGCTTTTTGCAGTATTTGGTGTAAGGAACAGCTTGCATGCGTTCATAGGGGATAGGTTGCTGACACACGGCGCAAGTTCCATAATGACCTTCTTCGATGGAATGCAGGGCAGAGTCGATGCGCTCCAGTTGAAATTCATCATGCTCCAGCAGGGAAATATCCTTTTCGCGATCATACATCTCAGTAGCTACATCACCCGGATGGTTGTCAATCGGTGATAATTCGCCTGTCTGAAGCTTCATGGAGTCACCAAGACCATAATGTTCGTTCTGCTCCAGTCTATGTTCAATATCACGCTTTTCGGTTATCAGTTGGGAACGTAACGATTGCAGTTGTTTGGCAGTGAAATGTGTCATCATTTTCCCCTTTCTGTTCCGTATGGACTCCGGATTTTGACTCTGTTGTAGGATGTGTCATTTCGTGCAGAATTACAGAAGGGAAATGTTATCGTTTTTGCCATCCGGGCTGCGGCTAACCGCGTCGTGGACGATTTCCAAACAGCTGTGCTACAATGAACAAGTCTGGCGTAAAGCCTGGTATCGTTTGGAAAAGACAAGAACGGAGTGACAAACAAACGTGGTGTATTATATCCTCGCTTTTATCGTATTTTTAATCGATCAGGGAACAAAGTTCCTAATTGCAACCCGGATGGAACTTAGAGATGAAATTCCGGTGATTGGCAACTTCTTTGTCATCACATCACATCGTAACTCAGGTGCAGCTTTTGGTATTTTACAGGATCAACGCTGGTTCTTTATCGTGGTTACACTGGTTGTCGTGGTGGCTTTGGTTTGGTATTTGCAAAAGGTAAAAGATACTCCGCACAAATTGCTGCCCGTAGCGCTTAGTTTGGTGCTTGGGGGAGCTATCGGGAACTTCCTAGATCGGGCTTTGACCGGAGAAGTTGTCGATTTTATCCAGCTTAATTTTGGTAGCTATACGTTTCCCATTTTCAACATAGCCGACTCGGCGATCTGTATCGGTGTGGTACTGATTATTGTGGAAACATTGCTTGAAGGACGGCGCGAGAAAGCAGCCGCAAAGGTCGAAGGGAATGAACATCATGAGTAAATCGCAAAATGAAGAACAGACTAACGGAGACACGTCAACGTATGATGATGAACTCTTGAATGGCAATGATCGTATGGAATGGACGGTTGCCGCTGAACATAATAAAGAACGAATTGACAAATATATTACAGAATCCATGGATAACGTATCGCGCTCCCAAGTTCAATTGTGGATTGGAGACGGATTCGTAACGGTGAACGGGGCTAAAGTCAAAGCTAACACCAAATTATCTCAAGGCGATCTGGTAGAGCTTCTGATCCCTGAGCCAACGACTGTCGAGATTATTGCTGAAGATATTCCACTTGAAGTGGTATATGAGGATAGCGATTTGATCGTTATTAACAAACAGCGCGGCCTTGTTGTTCATCCAGCACCAGGACATACGTCGGGAACACTTGTTAATGCGCTGATGTATCATTGTAAAGATCTGTCAGGCATTAACGGCGAGCTGCGTCCCGGTATTGTGCATCGGATTGATAAGGACACATCAGGTCTAATCATGGCAGCCAAAAATGATCGTGCTCACGCCTCGCTGGCCGCTCAGCTCAAAGAGCATAGTGTGAATAGAAGATATATTGCACT
Above is a window of Paenibacillus sp. E222 DNA encoding:
- the ileS gene encoding isoleucine--tRNA ligase codes for the protein MQRVDVKEKARARELRVLNKWKTENTFKRSIENREGKPNFVFYEGPPTANGKPHIGHVLGRVIKDFVGRYNTMKGYRVVRKAGWDTHGLPVELGVQKKLGISHKWEIEDYGVEKFINECKASVFEYEQQWRDLTEGIGYWTDMNNPYITLDNNYIESVWNILATIHEKGLLYRGHRVSPYCPSCQTTLSSHEVAQGYKDVKDLSATAKFKLDDSGEFVLAWTTTPWTLPSHVALAVNPDMDYSRVRQDNEVYIMATNLVEKVMKDAKGEYEVIGALKGSDLVGKTYDPPFNYVQAEKANIILGAGFVTDASGTGIVHMAPAHGEDDYRVCRENGISFVNMVDLEGKFVPQVTDFAGRFVKDCDIDIVRYLSEKGRLFSKEKYEHSYPFCWRCDTPLLYYAMDSWFIQTTAIKDQLIANNSEVDWYPGHVRDGRFGKFLEDLVDWNISRDRYWGTPLNIWVCEETGEQFAPHSIAELRARAIGDVPENLELHKPYVDDVKVMSSCGKYEMKRTPEVIDVWFDSGSMPFAQQHYPFENKEIFEQQYPADMICEGIDQTRGWFYSLLAVSTLLTGKAPYKAVMATGHVLDENGQKMSKSKGNVIDPWEVIEEYGTDAFRWALLSDSAPWNSKRFSKGIVGEAKSKMVDTLVNTHAFLTLYATIDGFDPQEHPFKLSSHNLDRWILSRLNSLILVVEKALAVNDYLNSSKAIEAFVDELSNWYIRRSRDRFWGSGLTEDKLDAYRTLTEVLVTTAKLVAPFTPMLAEDIYLNLTTGESVHMDDYPAANETLIDLNLEQDMETARRIVELARNVRNETGIKTRQPLSELIVSLDKGFDLASYEEIIKDEINVKTIRTEHDDADFVDFTLKLNLKVAGKKYGKNVGFLQNFFKGMSADETRKVVTENLLNVVSPEGEELQVTGEELLVEKQAKSGFASASGYGLTVALNTEITTELEQEGWVREVIRAVQDTRKKLDLPIEKRVRLTLDVDAALQEAIQAFDHVLRENVLVTEVTFGTNDSMQRIEAGGKAIGVYIEG
- a CDS encoding TraR/DksA C4-type zinc finger protein, whose translation is MTHFTAKQLQSLRSQLITEKRDIEHRLEQNEHYGLGDSMKLQTGELSPIDNHPGDVATEMYDREKDISLLEHDEFQLERIDSALHSIEEGHYGTCAVCQQPIPYERMQAVPYTKYCKKHQPETVVSENRPVEEEFLAPAFGRTSLDERDDQNGFDGEDAWQIVESWGTSNTPAMAEGRDIDSYDVMAIEASDEVEGCVEAYESFVATDIYGHDVSIVRNRQYRQYLENREGDGLLEPDIESDDSY
- a CDS encoding DivIVA domain-containing protein, whose amino-acid sequence is MPLTPLDIHNKEFSRRLRGYDEDEVNEFLDQVIKDYEGVIRENKELSNQLLSVQEKLDHFATIEETLSKTIIIAQEAADDVKNNAKKEAQLIVKEAEKNADRIVNESLSKSRKIALEVEELKKQASIYRARFRTLVEAQLELLTQDGWEALESREQEVRDREREMKEIY
- a CDS encoding RNA-binding protein, with the protein product MSGEIYEHFSHDERDFVDKASDWVERASKYHDIKLTDFLDPRQVFILQTLVNRRDDVQIRLDGGYEAAERKRALIAPDYRYLDDEDMGMQVMSITSDDQKIKELEHGDYMGALLGLGMKRGKIGDIQVLEDGCHTVVASETGAFLSLQLNQVHRVHVFTELLALDQLKWSESKLETMDITVASLRLDGICADVYRLSRSKVLVPIKAGRCRVNWKVEEDPSKALKAGDVVSIQGFGRFKVMEQDGLTKKGRCRVKIGKFA
- the lspA gene encoding signal peptidase II codes for the protein MVYYILAFIVFLIDQGTKFLIATRMELRDEIPVIGNFFVITSHRNSGAAFGILQDQRWFFIVVTLVVVVALVWYLQKVKDTPHKLLPVALSLVLGGAIGNFLDRALTGEVVDFIQLNFGSYTFPIFNIADSAICIGVVLIIVETLLEGRREKAAAKVEGNEHHE
- a CDS encoding cell division protein SepF: MGVMNKFMNFLGLQEEEEIVERERMAAQEEHDPDQQEAETSSLDKRRNQRGNNVVSIHSQKNVKVVLYEPRSYDEAQEIADHLRSHRTVVVNLQRVRQDQALRVIDFLSGTVYALGGGISKIGGNIFLCTPDTVEIQGSITEILADSEQDYNRMR
- a CDS encoding DUF5665 domain-containing protein, producing the protein MNEQDTQSPSNSESTTHSKNAEDKIEELHKLTNRLANELERSRIAQYTELLNRPWKLIGLNLLSGAARGVGIAIGFTFFAATIIYVLQVLGALNLPIVGDYIADIVRIVQRQLELNTY
- a CDS encoding RluA family pseudouridine synthase, translated to MSKSQNEEQTNGDTSTYDDELLNGNDRMEWTVAAEHNKERIDKYITESMDNVSRSQVQLWIGDGFVTVNGAKVKANTKLSQGDLVELLIPEPTTVEIIAEDIPLEVVYEDSDLIVINKQRGLVVHPAPGHTSGTLVNALMYHCKDLSGINGELRPGIVHRIDKDTSGLIMAAKNDRAHASLAAQLKEHSVNRRYIALVHGHLSHDQGTIDAPIGRDTNDRKMYTVTERNSKHAVTHFTVKERINDYTLLELKLETGRTHQIRVHMKFIGHPLVGDPTYGRNKGIKMQGQALHAAILGFVHPTTGEYLEFTAPIPQDMEEVLASLRSR
- a CDS encoding YggT family protein, translated to MYQIESVLYTVYQIYFYMVIVYILMSWLPNARESFIGEWLGKFVEPYLRPFRRFIPPLFGVLDISPIVALIVLQLALNGLISILRYFVY